Proteins from one Mastacembelus armatus chromosome 16, fMasArm1.2, whole genome shotgun sequence genomic window:
- the rabac1 gene encoding prenylated Rab acceptor protein 1: MPSGAPKGENCLVDMDSKAGDLFAAEDAHPTGTGGAGVLARLWLPKGFSASMAKEWIDRRRVSIRPWASFVDQRKFSKPRNFGEMCQRVVKNVEIYNSNYTFIFLGLILYCIISSPMLLIALAVFAGAFYIIHLKSLESKLVVFGKELTVPHQMSLAGAVSLPVFWLAGAGAAVFWVLGATLVVIGSHAALRELEGSDMEELLMESV; encoded by the exons ATGCCGTCTGGAGCTCCAAAGGGAGAGAACTGTCTTGTAGACATGGACAGCAAGGCTGGAGACCTGTTCGCTGCTGAGGATGCTCATCCCACTGGCACAGGTGGAGCGGGAGTCTTGGCAAG GCTCTGGCTTCCTAAAGGTTTCTCAGCCAGTATGGCTAAAGAGTGGATCGACAGGCGTCGAGTATCCATAAGGCCATGGGCCAGCTTTGTGGACCAACGCAAATTTTCAAAACCCCGCAACTTTGGAGAGATGTGTCAGAGGGTGGTGAAAAACGTGGAAATTTACAATAGCAACTATACCTTCATCTTCCTGGGTCTCATCCTCTACTGCAT TATCAGCTCTCCCATGCTACTGATTGCCTTGGCTGTGTTCGCTGGTGCCTTTTATATAATCCACCTCAAGTCCCTGGAGTCCAAACTGGTTGTCTTTG GCAAAGAGCTGACTGTCCCTCACCAGATGAGTTTGGCTGGAGCTGTCTCTCTACCCGTGTTCTGGTtggctggagctggagctgcagtgttttgggTTCTGG GAGCAACGCTGGTTGTGATTGGCTCTCATGCTGCGCTCCGTGAGCTGGAGGGATCTGACATGGAAGAGCTCCTCATGGAGTCGGTGTAA